A single genomic interval of Methylobacterium bullatum harbors:
- the xseA gene encoding Exodeoxyribonuclease 7 large subunit: MALVPPPASHPAASTPATSNAPEWSVGDLASALKRTLEDAFGHVRLRGEISGYRGQHGSGHAYFSLKDGTARIDAVVWKGTFNRLRQRPQEGLEVVATGRITTFAGKSSYQIVVETLEPAGIGAWMALLEERKRVLSAEGLFAAERKRAIPYLPRVVGVVTSPTGAVIRDILHRLEDRFPRPVLVWPVRVQGEGAAEEIAAAIRGFNALPPDGAIPRPDVLIVARGGGSIEDLWAFNEENVVRAASESTIPLISAVGHETDTTLIDFVSDRRAPTPTGAAEMAVPVRADLVAEIRDLGHRQGEAVRRKLDREGSDLRALLRAMPGADAFLAGKRQRLDLAEARLMPALAGNARDHRARFGRLLDRIGRHPPELRLAQARGRLALVADRPRSALQNYATRKSEALAYLGRRLVVAREQTLVRARTENARRAERLGALDTRLGQAIRRLIERRSDRLGNFAALLGTLSYRAILARGFALVRDETGAPIRAAASVIPGQRLGLEFADGTRFARSEAADDTAPGGEGPPKRKRQPRKPAEAPPQQSLFEL, translated from the coding sequence ATGGCCCTCGTTCCTCCCCCTGCTTCACATCCCGCCGCGTCGACGCCGGCCACCTCCAACGCGCCCGAATGGTCGGTGGGGGACCTCGCCTCGGCCCTGAAGCGGACGCTGGAAGACGCGTTCGGCCATGTCCGGCTGCGCGGCGAAATCTCCGGCTATCGCGGCCAGCACGGCTCCGGACACGCCTATTTCTCGCTCAAAGACGGCACCGCCCGCATCGACGCGGTGGTGTGGAAGGGAACCTTCAACCGCCTGCGCCAGCGTCCCCAGGAGGGGCTGGAAGTCGTCGCCACCGGGCGCATCACCACCTTCGCCGGCAAGTCGTCCTATCAGATCGTCGTCGAGACCCTCGAACCCGCCGGGATCGGCGCCTGGATGGCCTTGCTGGAGGAGCGAAAGCGCGTCCTCTCGGCGGAGGGCCTGTTCGCCGCCGAGCGCAAGCGCGCGATCCCCTATCTCCCCCGGGTCGTCGGCGTGGTGACCTCGCCCACCGGCGCCGTCATCCGGGACATCCTCCACCGGCTGGAAGACCGTTTTCCCCGGCCGGTCCTGGTCTGGCCGGTGCGCGTCCAGGGGGAGGGGGCGGCCGAGGAGATCGCCGCCGCCATCCGCGGCTTCAATGCGCTCCCGCCGGACGGAGCGATCCCACGGCCGGATGTGCTCATCGTCGCCCGGGGCGGCGGCTCGATCGAGGATCTGTGGGCGTTCAACGAAGAGAACGTTGTCCGCGCCGCCTCGGAGAGCACCATCCCCCTGATCTCGGCGGTGGGCCACGAGACCGACACCACCCTCATCGATTTTGTCTCGGATCGCCGCGCGCCGACACCCACGGGCGCCGCCGAAATGGCCGTTCCCGTTCGCGCGGATCTCGTCGCCGAGATCCGCGACCTCGGCCACCGCCAGGGCGAAGCCGTCCGGCGCAAGCTCGACCGCGAAGGCTCCGACCTGCGTGCGCTCCTGCGCGCCATGCCGGGGGCGGATGCCTTCCTCGCGGGAAAACGCCAACGGCTCGACCTCGCCGAGGCTCGGCTCATGCCGGCGCTCGCCGGCAATGCGCGCGATCACCGGGCGCGTTTCGGCCGCCTGCTCGATCGGATCGGGCGGCACCCGCCGGAATTGCGGCTGGCCCAGGCGCGCGGCCGCCTCGCCCTCGTCGCGGACCGTCCCCGTTCCGCCCTGCAGAACTACGCGACGCGCAAAAGCGAGGCGCTGGCCTATCTCGGCCGGCGCCTCGTCGTCGCCCGCGAACAGACCCTCGTCCGTGCCCGCACGGAGAACGCCCGCCGCGCCGAGCGCCTGGGCGCCCTCGATACGCGGCTCGGCCAGGCAATCCGCCGCCTGATCGAGCGGCGGAGCGACAGGCTCGGCAATTTCGCGGCGCTTCTCGGCACGCTGAGCTACCGCGCCATCCTCGCCCGCGGCTTCGCCCTGGTCCGCGACGAGACCGGAGCCCCGATCCGCGCCGCCGCCTCGGTGATTCCGGGCCAGCGCCTCGGCCTCGAATTCGCGGACGGCACGCGGTTCGCCCGGTCCGAGGCCGCGGACGATACGGCGCCCGGCGGGGAGGGGCCGCCGAAGCGCAAGCGGCAGCCGCGAAAGCCGGCGGAGGCCCCGCCTCAGCAATCCCTGTTCGAACTGTGA
- the purD gene encoding Phosphoribosylamine--glycine ligase, with protein sequence MNILLIGSGGREHALAYAIAKSPLCSRLFTAPGNPGTAEYGENRPDLAVTDHEAVRRFCETAEIGLVVVGPEAPLVAGLVDDLQAVGIRAFGPTKAAAQLEGSKGFTKDLCAERGIPTAAFARFTERDAALAYLAQSGAPIVVKADGLAAGKGVVVAETLEQAESAVRSMLGEPGAEIVIEECLFGEEASFFALCDGTNAVPIGTAQDHKRVFDGDRGPNTGGMGAYSPATILTPALEREVMDTIIAPTLAGMRERGTPFTGILYAGLMLTADGPKLIEYNTRFGDPETQVLMPRLASDLVPALLAACEGDVTGIALQFDAHRAALTVVMAAAGYPGAVMRGSTIRGIAEAGANNAVIVFQAGTRAENGRIVADGGRVLAVTATGDSMMEAQARAYAAVSRIDWPEGFCRRDIGRRAVAREVAGDGI encoded by the coding sequence ATGAACATCCTTCTTATCGGCTCCGGCGGACGCGAACATGCCCTGGCTTATGCCATCGCCAAAAGTCCGCTCTGCTCCCGCCTGTTCACGGCCCCGGGCAATCCGGGCACGGCCGAATACGGCGAGAACCGTCCCGATCTCGCGGTCACCGACCATGAGGCGGTGAGGCGGTTCTGTGAGACCGCCGAGATCGGCCTCGTGGTGGTCGGGCCGGAGGCGCCCCTCGTGGCGGGCCTCGTGGACGATCTCCAGGCGGTGGGCATCCGCGCCTTCGGACCCACCAAGGCCGCGGCGCAGCTCGAAGGCTCGAAGGGCTTCACCAAGGATCTCTGCGCCGAGCGCGGCATCCCGACCGCCGCCTTCGCCCGCTTTACCGAGCGGGACGCCGCCCTCGCCTATCTGGCGCAATCCGGTGCGCCCATCGTGGTGAAGGCCGATGGGCTCGCCGCCGGTAAGGGCGTCGTGGTGGCGGAGACTCTGGAGCAGGCCGAGAGCGCGGTCCGCTCCATGCTCGGAGAGCCGGGCGCCGAGATCGTCATCGAGGAGTGTCTGTTCGGCGAGGAGGCGAGCTTCTTTGCCCTCTGCGACGGCACGAACGCGGTGCCGATCGGGACGGCGCAGGACCATAAGCGCGTGTTCGACGGGGATCGCGGCCCGAATACCGGTGGCATGGGCGCCTATTCCCCGGCCACCATCCTGACGCCCGCGCTCGAACGGGAGGTGATGGACACGATCATCGCCCCGACGCTCGCCGGGATGCGGGAGCGCGGGACGCCCTTCACCGGCATCCTCTATGCCGGCCTGATGCTGACGGCCGACGGGCCGAAGCTCATCGAGTACAACACCCGCTTCGGCGATCCCGAGACCCAGGTGCTGATGCCCCGTCTCGCCTCCGATCTGGTGCCGGCCCTGCTCGCCGCCTGCGAGGGCGACGTCACCGGCATCGCGCTGCAATTCGACGCCCATCGCGCCGCGCTGACCGTGGTGATGGCGGCGGCCGGTTACCCCGGCGCGGTGATGCGCGGTTCGACGATCCGAGGGATCGCCGAAGCCGGCGCCAACAACGCAGTCATCGTGTTCCAGGCCGGCACGCGGGCGGAGAATGGCCGTATCGTCGCCGATGGCGGCCGGGTGCTGGCGGTGACGGCCACCGGCGACAGCATGATGGAGGCCCAGGCCCGCGCCTATGCGGCGGTGTCGCGGATCGACTGGCCCGAGGGCTTCTGTCGCCGGGACATCGGTCGGCGGGCCGTGGCCCGCGAAGTGGCGGGGGACGGCATCTGA
- the glk gene encoding Glucokinase, whose protein sequence is MFEFPVLVGDIGGTNARFALVPEAGAGAEIVGHVPTNAFPDPSAAIRSVLETHAGPAPRSTILAVAARIDGPSVRLTNANWVIEGARIGGDFGLSRAVVVNDYVPVAAGAVDIAPTDLTPIGPYRDGGLRGDQGTRLVLGPGTGFGAAAVIAYANHLAIVSTEAGHVDFGPADAAEEEIWRHVERLEGRVTVEALLSGPGLARLYRAIHLARTGREAADAEPAKVTDTGLDGSDPVAAEAVTLFAKLLGRVCGDLALTFLATGGVYIGGGIAPRILPILKKGDFRQSFEHKPPFVTQMEAIPTSVISVQDPAFSGLAALANRPDVFVYHGQVWTKD, encoded by the coding sequence ATGTTCGAGTTCCCGGTCCTCGTCGGCGATATCGGCGGCACCAATGCCCGTTTCGCACTCGTGCCTGAGGCGGGCGCCGGGGCGGAGATCGTCGGCCATGTCCCGACCAACGCCTTCCCCGACCCGAGCGCCGCGATCCGGTCCGTTCTGGAGACGCATGCCGGGCCGGCGCCGCGCTCGACGATCCTGGCGGTCGCCGCCCGGATCGATGGTCCCTCCGTCCGTCTCACCAATGCGAACTGGGTCATCGAAGGCGCGCGGATCGGCGGGGATTTCGGCCTCTCGCGGGCCGTGGTCGTCAACGATTACGTCCCCGTCGCCGCCGGCGCCGTGGATATCGCCCCCACCGACCTGACGCCGATCGGCCCCTATCGCGATGGCGGGCTGAGGGGCGACCAGGGCACGAGGCTCGTCCTGGGCCCCGGAACCGGGTTCGGCGCAGCGGCCGTGATCGCTTACGCGAACCATCTCGCCATCGTCTCCACCGAGGCCGGCCACGTGGATTTCGGCCCCGCCGATGCGGCCGAGGAGGAGATCTGGCGGCATGTGGAGCGTCTCGAAGGGCGGGTGACGGTGGAGGCGCTGCTCTCGGGACCCGGCCTCGCGCGGCTCTACAGGGCGATCCATCTCGCGCGAACCGGGCGGGAGGCGGCGGATGCCGAGCCCGCCAAGGTGACCGACACGGGTCTCGACGGCAGCGACCCGGTTGCGGCCGAGGCCGTCACCCTGTTCGCCAAGCTGCTCGGACGGGTCTGCGGCGACCTCGCACTGACCTTCCTCGCCACGGGCGGCGTCTATATCGGCGGCGGCATCGCCCCGCGGATCCTGCCCATCCTGAAGAAGGGCGATTTCCGGCAATCCTTCGAGCACAAGCCGCCCTTCGTCACGCAGATGGAGGCGATCCCCACCAGCGTGATCTCGGTTCAGGACCCGGCCTTTTCCGGTCTCGCCGCGCTGGCCAACCGACCGGACGTGTTCGTCTATCACGGACAGGTCTGGACGAAGGACTGA